The following nucleotide sequence is from Devosia yakushimensis.
CCTCAATAGGTGAACCCGTTCAGGGGGAACCTTGAACGTGTAGCGATGTGTCGATGCATGCCAGCCATTGAAAGGGGGAAGCTAAGCTCGCGGCACCTTGCGCGCGCGGGCGAAACCGCGATCCGTCGCGATGAAGCGCTCGACCATCGGTGCGATCAAGCGGATCGGATCGCCAACAGCCTGCCCGGTCTCGCGAGACAGAGCCTCGCCATAGGCAACGAGATCGCGATGCAGCGCGGCTGGCAGTTCCAGCGTGATCTTCACGGGCTTGTCGTCCGGGATTGCACCGAGCTTGAGCTTGGTCACTACGCTGCTCCATAGGGTTCGAGGACG
It contains:
- a CDS encoding DUF2274 domain-containing protein produces the protein MTKLKLGAIPDDKPVKITLELPAALHRDLVAYGEALSRETGQAVGDPIRLIAPMVERFIATDRGFARARKVPRA